In Phoenix dactylifera cultivar Barhee BC4 chromosome 11, palm_55x_up_171113_PBpolish2nd_filt_p, whole genome shotgun sequence, the following are encoded in one genomic region:
- the LOC103708999 gene encoding mitoferrin-like, which yields MNPPRELETPVLAASSAEDRMDGLGFWNFMVAGSIAGMVEHMAMFPVDTLKTRMQMLAASSPHHALVGRFLAAIVRSEGPSGLYRGIAAMGLGAGPAHAVYFAVYEVCKDRFGGNRPDGRHHPLIHAISGVLATTASDAVLTPMDVVKQRLQLRRSPYGGVRDCVFRMLREEGLGAFYASYRTTVIMNAPFTAVHFATYEAVKKALNGITPENLNEEQLLVHVTAGGAAGALAGAVTTPLDVVKTRLQCQGVCGADTFSSSSIIMAIKKIVAKDGPRALIQGLKPRVLFHAPAAAICWSTYEAMKSFLERCSHVTSLP from the exons ATGAATCCCCCCCGAGAGCTCGAAACCCCGGTTCTCGCCGCATCCTCCGCCGAAGACCGGATGGACGGCCTCGGATTCTGGAACTTCATGGTGGCGGGGTCGATCGCCGGCATGGTGGAGCACATGGCGATGTTCCCGGTGGACACCCTCAAGACCCGGATGCAGATGCTCGCCGCCTCCTCCCCCCACCACGCCCTGGTAGGCCGGTTCCTCGCCGCCATCGTCCGCTCCGAGGGGCCCTCTGGCCTCTACCGCGGTATCGCCGCCATGGGCCTCGGCGCCGGCCCGGCCCACGCCGTCTACTTCGCCGTCTACGAGGTCTGCAAGGACCGTTTTGGTGGCAACCGGCCCGACGGCCGCCACCACCCCCTTATCCACGCCATCTCTGGCGTCCTCGCCACCACCGCCAGCGACGCTGTCCTCACCCCCATGGACGTCGTCAAGCAGCGCCTCCAGCTCCGCCGGAGCCCCTACGGTGGGGTGAGGGATTGCGTATTTCGGATGCTTAGAGAGGAAGGGCTGGGGGCGTTCTACGCCTCCTATCGGACCACCGTCATCATGAATGCCCCGTTCACCGCGGTGCATTTCGCGACCTATGAGGCGGTCAAGAAGGCACTCAATGGGATCACGCCGGAGAACTTGAACGAGGAGCAGCTCTTGGTTCATGTGACTGCGGGAGGGGCCGCCGGAGCTTTGGCCGGAGCCGTCACGACTCCATTAGACGTCGTGAAGACAAGGCTACAGTGCCAG GGTGTTTGCGGTGCTGATACATTTAGCAGTAGCTCAATTATAAtggctattaagaaaatagtaGCCAAAGATGGACCTCGAGCTTTAATACAAGGTCTGAAGCCCAGAGTTCTATTCCATGCTCCAGCTGCTGCCATTTGTTGGTCCACATATGAAGCCATGAAAAGTTTCCTCGAGCGTTGTTCTCATGTGACATCTCTACCCTGA